In Thermorudis peleae, a genomic segment contains:
- the recA gene encoding recombinase RecA, with protein sequence MADRQKALELAISQIERQYGKGAIMRLGEDTSKLQVEVIPTGAIALDLALGVGGIPRGRITEVYGPESSGKTTLALSVIAQAQKLGGVAAYIDAEHAFDPIYAERLGVDLDSLLIAQPDTGEQALEITETLVRSGAVDVVVIDSVAALVPRAEIEGEMGDAHVGLQARLMSQALRKLTSAINRSKTAVIFINQLRMKIGVMYGNPETTTGGMALKFYASVRLDIRKVDVIKEGQDTVGMRVRVKVVKNKVAPPFRQAEFDIMYNEGISVVGNVLDVATDLGIIRKSGAWYYLGDERLGQGRENAKAFLKANPSVLQEIEQRIRQAAPELRHRIHYDGSGEETPAPTPAEPLDDDEESALLPGLFRDL encoded by the coding sequence ATGGCAGATCGACAGAAGGCTCTCGAGCTCGCCATTTCACAGATTGAGCGACAGTACGGCAAAGGCGCCATTATGCGCCTAGGTGAAGATACGAGCAAACTCCAGGTCGAGGTCATCCCAACGGGAGCAATCGCCCTTGACCTCGCACTCGGCGTTGGTGGTATTCCACGTGGACGCATTACTGAAGTCTATGGCCCAGAGTCAAGCGGGAAGACGACGCTTGCCCTCAGCGTCATTGCCCAAGCCCAGAAACTTGGCGGTGTTGCCGCCTATATTGACGCTGAGCATGCCTTCGACCCGATTTATGCCGAGCGCCTTGGTGTTGATCTCGACAGTCTGCTTATTGCTCAGCCCGATACGGGCGAGCAAGCGCTTGAGATTACCGAAACTCTCGTGCGGAGTGGCGCAGTCGACGTTGTCGTGATCGACTCGGTCGCCGCGCTCGTCCCACGAGCAGAGATCGAAGGCGAGATGGGTGACGCGCACGTTGGACTCCAAGCTCGGCTCATGAGCCAGGCACTCCGCAAGCTAACCAGCGCGATTAACCGCTCGAAGACTGCCGTCATCTTTATTAACCAACTCCGGATGAAGATCGGTGTCATGTACGGCAATCCCGAGACGACGACGGGAGGAATGGCCCTCAAATTCTACGCTTCAGTTCGTCTTGATATTCGCAAGGTCGACGTTATTAAGGAAGGCCAAGACACCGTTGGCATGCGCGTGCGCGTCAAGGTCGTCAAGAATAAGGTCGCACCGCCCTTCCGTCAGGCTGAATTCGACATTATGTACAACGAAGGCATCTCAGTTGTAGGAAACGTCTTGGACGTCGCCACAGACCTCGGGATTATCCGCAAGAGCGGTGCATGGTACTACCTGGGGGACGAGCGGCTTGGGCAAGGCCGAGAGAACGCGAAGGCCTTCCTTAAGGCTAATCCCAGCGTACTTCAGGAAATCGAACAGCGAATTCGCCAGGCCGCGCCGGAACTCCGGCATCGGATTCACTACGATGGTAGCGGCGAAGAGACGCCAGCACCAACACCCGCTGAGCCACTTGATGACGACGAAGAGTCCGCGCTGCTGCCAGGATTATTCCGTGATCTCTAG
- a CDS encoding ABC transporter ATP-binding protein, with protein MAIIELRSVRYCYPGSSTPALTIPNWTVDEGEFVVIAGRSGAGKSTLLRTLNGLIPHFTGGTFGGSVYVAGRDTKTIRPAQLSHLVGFLAQDPETQVVVDRVAEELQFALESLGFSPQAARLRTEEALDILGISALHGRRIHTLSGGERQRVALAVALATRPTILALDEPTSQLDPWAAESLLSVLTQLTSDLGLTLVLTEHRLERVLGNCTRLVIMADGQIVHDGEPRSIAPLLPYPPPLIQLGMALDWRPLPLTVREARQHVRAKPMTLSKRVIRQAPREPGIRVERLSVQFASGSWGLRACTLHCPHGAVTAILGRNGAGKTTLLRAIRGLIRPREGRIWLGDRDITKVPVEERTRWMGYVPQLPSTLFLTERVEEELCTSLDTNAASRAARLQDLLHAFQLTAVAAKHPYDLSVGEQQRLALAIAVAHDPPVLLLDEPTRGLDPEFKHVLAQHLRALAEEGKTVILTSHDCELIALCADWVVLLAEGEVIAEGEPSVVFDGTLAYSTQINRVFGQGLLTVRDVLASLAADAAVNA; from the coding sequence ATGGCAATCATTGAACTTCGTTCAGTGCGCTATTGCTATCCAGGGAGCAGCACGCCAGCGTTGACGATTCCAAACTGGACGGTCGACGAAGGCGAATTTGTGGTGATCGCAGGCCGATCGGGGGCTGGGAAATCAACGTTGTTGCGGACACTCAATGGCCTCATCCCTCACTTCACCGGTGGCACTTTCGGAGGATCAGTTTATGTCGCTGGCCGTGATACAAAGACCATACGTCCAGCCCAACTGAGCCATCTCGTGGGATTTCTCGCTCAAGATCCTGAAACGCAAGTAGTCGTCGACCGGGTTGCAGAAGAACTGCAATTTGCCTTGGAAAGTCTTGGCTTTAGTCCCCAGGCTGCACGACTCCGAACTGAGGAAGCACTTGACATTCTTGGGATTAGTGCACTGCATGGTCGCCGCATTCACACGCTTTCTGGCGGAGAACGACAGCGTGTAGCATTAGCCGTTGCCCTCGCGACACGCCCAACGATCTTGGCACTTGACGAGCCAACATCCCAGCTTGACCCCTGGGCGGCAGAGTCGCTGCTGAGCGTCTTAACCCAGCTGACGAGCGATCTCGGGTTAACGCTTGTCCTGACTGAACATCGGCTTGAGCGTGTCCTCGGCAACTGTACTCGCCTTGTCATCATGGCAGATGGTCAGATCGTCCATGATGGCGAGCCACGCAGTATCGCTCCGCTGCTCCCATACCCACCGCCACTTATCCAGCTTGGCATGGCACTTGACTGGCGGCCACTGCCGTTAACTGTTCGTGAAGCACGCCAACACGTACGTGCCAAGCCGATGACACTCTCCAAGCGGGTAATACGCCAAGCTCCGCGGGAACCTGGGATTCGTGTTGAGCGCCTTAGCGTCCAGTTTGCGTCAGGCAGTTGGGGGCTGCGAGCATGCACACTCCATTGTCCGCACGGAGCGGTCACGGCTATTCTCGGCCGGAACGGGGCAGGCAAGACAACACTGCTCCGGGCAATCCGCGGTCTTATCAGGCCACGCGAAGGTCGGATATGGCTCGGTGATCGTGACATTACGAAAGTCCCTGTGGAAGAGCGCACACGCTGGATGGGCTACGTGCCTCAACTACCGAGCACGCTCTTCCTTACTGAACGTGTTGAGGAAGAACTGTGCACCAGTCTTGACACGAACGCGGCTTCACGCGCAGCTCGACTGCAGGACCTGCTCCATGCATTTCAGCTCACTGCTGTTGCGGCTAAACACCCGTATGACCTTAGTGTTGGCGAGCAACAACGTCTTGCTCTCGCGATTGCTGTCGCACACGATCCGCCTGTGCTCCTCCTTGACGAACCAACGCGAGGACTTGATCCGGAATTCAAGCACGTGCTTGCACAACATCTCCGCGCTCTGGCAGAGGAAGGAAAAACTGTCATACTTACCTCGCACGACTGTGAACTCATTGCCCTGTGTGCTGATTGGGTGGTACTCCTCGCCGAGGGTGAGGTGATCGCAGAAGGGGAGCCTTCCGTGGTTTTCGATGGGACACTTGCCTATAGCACGCAAATCAACCGGGTCTTTGGGCAAGGACTTTTAACCGTTCGAGACGTGCTTGCGTCGCTTGCCGCCGACGCGGCGGTCAATGCCTGA
- a CDS encoding hydroxyacid-oxoacid transhydrogenase, whose protein sequence is MPRDSLLPTETVIAVDAVPIRFGIGATLELGYELNRLGIRRALLVTDRNLRQFGFVDRVEQVIRDAGVELEIYDAVHVEPTDRSLNDAIAFARRVQPEAFISLGGGSTIDTAKAMNLFSTHPGELMDYINKPIGQGKPVPGPLKPHIALPTTAGTGSETTAVIVLDLLQQKVKTGISHRYIRPSLAIIDPLNTLSCPPMVTACAGFDVLCHAIESYTAKPYHVRPAVTNPAERPAYIGSNPVADLWSAQAIRWGAQYLRRAVYNPLDVEARSYMLLASTFAGIGFGNAGVHIPHAMAYPVAGMVRDYFPPDYNVDEPIVPHGLSVIINAPAAFRFTAPAWPERHAEVAAMLGINTAGMPVRAAAEAVADYIQQLMQDLGIPNGLEALGYSERDIEGLVDGTLKQQRLLVNSPRPVDGKALEQIFRNALRYW, encoded by the coding sequence ATGCCACGGGACTCGCTCTTGCCGACCGAAACAGTTATTGCCGTTGACGCTGTGCCCATCCGTTTTGGGATCGGTGCCACACTCGAATTGGGTTACGAGCTGAACCGACTCGGCATCCGGCGCGCGCTCCTCGTGACGGATCGGAACTTGCGCCAGTTTGGCTTCGTCGATCGAGTTGAGCAGGTCATTCGTGACGCTGGTGTTGAACTCGAAATATATGATGCTGTCCATGTTGAGCCAACCGACCGCTCGCTCAATGACGCGATCGCCTTTGCCCGTCGAGTCCAGCCAGAAGCATTTATTTCGCTTGGTGGAGGCAGCACGATTGACACGGCGAAGGCGATGAACTTGTTCAGCACCCATCCTGGAGAGTTAATGGACTACATCAACAAGCCGATCGGACAAGGGAAGCCCGTTCCCGGTCCACTCAAACCGCACATCGCGCTCCCAACCACTGCTGGGACCGGCAGTGAGACAACCGCAGTCATCGTGTTGGACCTGTTGCAACAGAAGGTGAAAACGGGAATTTCCCACCGCTACATTCGCCCAAGTCTTGCCATTATTGATCCACTGAATACCCTCTCCTGCCCACCAATGGTAACCGCCTGCGCTGGCTTCGACGTCCTGTGCCATGCGATCGAGTCCTATACCGCCAAGCCATACCATGTTCGGCCAGCCGTAACGAATCCTGCTGAACGTCCCGCGTATATTGGCTCAAATCCAGTCGCCGATCTCTGGAGTGCGCAAGCAATTCGCTGGGGAGCGCAGTACTTACGCCGCGCTGTCTATAATCCGCTCGACGTCGAAGCGCGGAGCTACATGCTTTTAGCCAGCACCTTTGCCGGCATTGGATTCGGCAATGCTGGCGTGCATATTCCACACGCCATGGCCTATCCAGTAGCTGGCATGGTGCGCGACTACTTCCCACCGGACTACAACGTTGATGAGCCGATTGTGCCCCACGGACTCTCCGTCATTATTAACGCGCCCGCAGCATTCCGGTTTACCGCGCCAGCGTGGCCTGAGCGCCACGCTGAGGTCGCAGCGATGCTTGGCATAAACACTGCAGGCATGCCGGTTCGCGCTGCCGCAGAAGCCGTTGCTGACTATATCCAACAATTGATGCAAGACCTTGGCATCCCCAATGGACTTGAGGCGCTCGGTTACAGTGAACGCGACATTGAAGGACTCGTTGACGGCACCTTGAAACAGCAACGCTTGCTCGTGAACTCACCACGCCCAGTTGATGGCAAGGCGCTAGAGCAGATCTTTCGGAACGCTCTGCGCTACTGGTAA
- a CDS encoding SH3 domain-containing protein, which produces MGLARLVRRSTWTFSLLTLVLLASTTPVFAENTPVPGAVGTVSQTNGDGVNVRAKPGTDADKLGTLPEGARVLVIDGPVAAGDGSKWYKVQSDQVSGWIISTYLVRALPAKGDTVAIYGTDGTGLRLRDKPSLSSTVLTIMPEGATARVVGDTVQDGDGNAWAQLSYSGQTGYASAAFLVVKQSQGTVAQVQQAGPTLHAGGNAEVANTDGQGVNVRSGAGYSASIVTVAPEGAVMAVLGGPKTDDQGNAWWQVDYQGVKGWVNGAYLKPTDKQPSQPQAQPAAANTAQAGASAAPAASNVGQAIVATAMKYLGAPYVWGGTTPAGFDCSGFVYYVVNKVLGGGFPRSIFSQAVSGVYVDPKNLQPGDLVFFQNTYQWGLSHAGIYIGNGKFIHAENESTGVTISDMWDGYWGPRFYTARRVGS; this is translated from the coding sequence TTGGGGTTGGCGAGATTAGTGCGCCGGTCGACGTGGACGTTCTCGCTCCTCACGCTCGTACTGCTGGCTAGTACTACTCCAGTTTTCGCCGAGAACACACCAGTTCCTGGTGCCGTTGGAACTGTGAGTCAAACCAACGGCGATGGGGTGAATGTGCGCGCGAAGCCAGGCACGGACGCGGACAAGCTTGGCACCCTCCCAGAAGGCGCTCGTGTCCTGGTCATCGATGGCCCTGTGGCAGCTGGTGATGGATCGAAGTGGTATAAGGTGCAAAGTGACCAGGTTTCCGGATGGATTATCAGCACCTACCTTGTTCGGGCATTGCCAGCTAAGGGCGATACCGTTGCTATCTATGGGACTGATGGGACAGGCCTCCGGTTGCGTGACAAGCCAAGCCTTTCATCGACTGTGCTGACGATCATGCCCGAAGGCGCAACTGCTCGTGTTGTTGGCGATACAGTGCAAGATGGCGATGGGAATGCTTGGGCGCAGCTGAGTTACAGCGGGCAGACCGGCTATGCATCAGCCGCCTTCCTGGTAGTTAAGCAGAGCCAGGGAACCGTTGCCCAAGTGCAGCAAGCTGGCCCAACCCTTCACGCCGGAGGCAATGCTGAGGTCGCCAACACTGATGGTCAGGGCGTCAATGTGCGCTCTGGTGCAGGGTACTCAGCGAGCATCGTAACAGTTGCACCAGAAGGTGCGGTGATGGCAGTCCTTGGTGGACCAAAGACGGATGATCAAGGGAATGCGTGGTGGCAAGTTGACTATCAAGGTGTGAAAGGCTGGGTCAACGGCGCTTATCTCAAGCCAACCGACAAGCAGCCATCACAGCCGCAAGCGCAGCCTGCCGCTGCCAATACTGCACAGGCGGGCGCGTCGGCTGCTCCAGCTGCCTCGAACGTAGGCCAGGCGATTGTGGCTACTGCAATGAAGTATCTTGGTGCTCCATATGTTTGGGGGGGCACGACGCCGGCTGGGTTTGACTGCTCTGGATTTGTCTACTATGTGGTAAACAAGGTGCTGGGAGGTGGATTCCCACGCAGCATCTTCTCCCAGGCAGTGAGTGGTGTGTATGTTGATCCAAAGAACTTGCAGCCAGGCGATCTCGTCTTCTTCCAGAATACGTACCAATGGGGCCTCTCCCACGCAGGGATTTACATTGGGAACGGCAAGTTCATTCATGCCGAAAATGAAAGTACTGGAGTGACAATTAGCGACATGTGGGATGGTTACTGGGGGCCGCGCTTCTATACCGCCCGCCGCGTCGGCTCCTGA
- the hisF gene encoding imidazole glycerol phosphate synthase subunit HisF — translation MLKYRVIPCLDVTDGRVVKGVQFVDLRDAGDPVELAARYDAEGADELVFLDITATSDNRETMVDVVRRTAREVFIPLTVGGGVRTEDDMYRLLRAGADKVSVNSAAVADPTLIERCAARFGSQCVVLAIDARRRKDGGWEVYTHGGRRPTGFDAVEWARRGAQLGAGEILLTSMDADGTKRGYDLALLQAVTKAVSIPVIASGGAGSLEDLYQAIALGGAQAVLAASLFHFRQHTIAEAKQYLAARGLPVRVQW, via the coding sequence ATGTTGAAATACCGTGTTATCCCTTGCCTTGATGTGACGGACGGACGCGTTGTCAAAGGCGTCCAGTTTGTCGATCTTCGTGATGCAGGTGATCCGGTTGAACTTGCTGCACGCTATGATGCTGAGGGAGCCGATGAACTCGTCTTCCTCGACATTACTGCCACGAGCGACAACCGAGAGACGATGGTTGACGTCGTGCGGCGTACTGCCCGGGAAGTGTTCATCCCCCTGACGGTTGGCGGCGGCGTGCGCACAGAAGATGACATGTATCGTCTGCTTCGGGCTGGAGCAGACAAGGTAAGTGTCAACAGCGCAGCGGTTGCTGACCCAACGTTGATTGAGCGGTGCGCAGCCCGTTTTGGTAGTCAATGCGTTGTCCTTGCCATTGATGCCCGTCGCCGCAAGGACGGTGGGTGGGAAGTTTACACGCACGGTGGACGTCGACCAACTGGATTCGATGCTGTCGAATGGGCACGGCGCGGGGCGCAGTTAGGGGCTGGAGAGATTCTGCTGACGAGCATGGATGCCGATGGGACAAAGCGTGGATATGACCTTGCCTTACTGCAGGCGGTAACGAAAGCCGTTTCCATTCCGGTCATTGCCTCTGGTGGGGCGGGGAGTCTTGAAGATCTCTATCAGGCGATCGCTCTAGGTGGCGCACAGGCCGTGCTTGCAGCTTCGCTGTTTCACTTCCGCCAGCACACAATTGCGGAAGCAAAGCAGTATCTTGCTGCTCGCGGGCTTCCAGTGCGGGTACAGTGGTAA
- a CDS encoding N-acyl homoserine lactonase family protein: MKVFILDNGTLDLDYAWLYHIPHPATVDNQHPPAEWVTIPTYTVLIEHPQLGWVLYDATCHPEWEKRWPKELQPIFPYRATDRQLLPAQLDQLGLKMSDIDIIIISHLHLDHCGCLDFFRGTKAGSRGIIVHEDELAHALKVTHVGPVDFSGAYVKGEFELPGINYELMVGHHLELAPDLHLYHWPGHTPGLIGMVAHTQHSGTFIFTSDAIYLERNLKEWHLSGIVYDTVAYFRSMYEIKQLARKYNAVIGYGHDMDKFRELKKAPEYYE; this comes from the coding sequence ATGAAGGTTTTCATCCTCGACAACGGCACACTCGACCTTGACTACGCCTGGCTCTATCACATTCCTCACCCAGCCACCGTTGATAATCAACATCCACCTGCTGAATGGGTAACGATTCCTACCTACACAGTCTTAATTGAGCATCCACAACTTGGCTGGGTTCTCTACGATGCAACCTGTCACCCGGAATGGGAGAAGCGTTGGCCAAAGGAACTCCAACCTATCTTTCCCTACCGAGCAACGGATCGCCAACTCCTCCCAGCACAACTCGACCAACTTGGTCTCAAGATGAGCGACATTGATATTATTATCATTTCGCACTTACATCTTGATCACTGCGGCTGCCTTGATTTCTTCCGTGGAACCAAGGCTGGAAGTCGGGGAATCATTGTGCACGAGGATGAACTCGCGCATGCATTGAAAGTGACCCATGTTGGCCCAGTTGATTTCTCTGGTGCGTATGTCAAAGGAGAGTTCGAGTTACCAGGAATTAACTATGAACTTATGGTTGGCCATCATCTCGAGCTTGCTCCGGACTTACACCTCTATCACTGGCCTGGCCATACACCGGGATTAATTGGCATGGTGGCCCATACCCAGCACTCCGGCACATTCATCTTCACGTCTGACGCCATCTATCTTGAGCGCAATCTCAAAGAATGGCACCTCTCCGGCATCGTATATGATACAGTCGCATACTTCCGCTCAATGTATGAGATCAAACAACTCGCCCGTAAATATAACGCGGTGATTGGCTATGGCCATGACATGGACAAGTTCCGAGAACTGAAGAAAGCACCAGAATACTACGAGTAA
- a CDS encoding prenyltransferase/squalene oxidase repeat-containing protein produces the protein MLGQRWRPLSALILALTFLLAPALTVHADTLASATTGVRAVRWLLTQQKDDGGFPGLKGQSDPSTTSDVVLALASFGIDPASVTRNQKSPLDFLAAQATNYANTVGGAAKLALAVIASGQSPRSFGGLDLIRQITQAYDPKTGLYSSQLFADAYALLALAAAKVEIPQQAVQGLIAHQGADGSWAWDGSTDAGAGDSNTTAIVLQALRAAGVAANDPVIVKGLGYLHTVQQPDGSFGYQPGQDGDANSTALAIQATLAAGQHPESNDWHNASAALLRFANADGAFRWRNDSPDDNLLATVQALPALAAVPFPFMLQSASVVARQDEIQDSLDCDFFAETHHNLCGAFRTTWQQAGGLPNLGYPLTRPYYDAQRGAVVQWFERARLEWHPDMQGQPMILLGRLGAEWAATHAHGPAFQQTPQSTNPACRYFPETHHNVCNGFRAYWEQFGGLAVFGYPLSEEYTENGVVVQVFERARFEWHPGAWPTRYDVLLTRLGAEQLGVS, from the coding sequence GTGCTTGGCCAACGTTGGCGACCTTTGTCTGCTCTTATCCTGGCACTCACGTTTCTTCTCGCGCCGGCCCTTACTGTCCACGCTGATACGCTGGCCTCTGCGACAACTGGAGTCCGTGCAGTTCGGTGGCTCCTGACCCAGCAGAAGGATGACGGGGGCTTTCCCGGCTTGAAAGGACAAAGTGATCCAAGCACCACCAGTGATGTCGTGCTCGCACTCGCCTCTTTCGGGATTGACCCAGCCAGTGTTACGCGTAATCAAAAGTCCCCGCTTGACTTCCTTGCGGCGCAAGCCACAAACTACGCCAACACCGTTGGCGGAGCAGCAAAACTTGCACTTGCCGTTATCGCAAGTGGCCAGTCCCCACGTTCTTTTGGCGGGCTTGATCTTATTCGCCAAATTACGCAAGCCTACGATCCAAAGACGGGGCTCTACTCTTCGCAGCTCTTTGCAGATGCCTATGCACTTCTGGCCCTTGCAGCAGCCAAAGTCGAGATCCCACAGCAAGCGGTTCAGGGACTCATCGCACATCAGGGAGCAGACGGCAGTTGGGCATGGGATGGAAGCACTGATGCTGGCGCCGGGGATAGCAACACAACCGCAATCGTGCTGCAGGCGTTGCGTGCAGCGGGCGTTGCCGCAAATGACCCGGTAATCGTCAAGGGGCTTGGGTATCTTCACACCGTCCAGCAACCCGATGGTTCTTTTGGTTATCAGCCCGGGCAGGACGGTGACGCCAACTCAACGGCATTAGCTATCCAGGCGACCCTCGCCGCTGGGCAACATCCCGAAAGCAACGATTGGCATAACGCCTCGGCAGCACTGCTCCGCTTTGCCAATGCCGACGGAGCGTTTCGCTGGCGGAATGACAGTCCCGACGACAATCTCCTCGCGACCGTCCAAGCACTTCCTGCCCTGGCTGCCGTTCCGTTCCCGTTCATGCTCCAAAGCGCCTCAGTTGTCGCTCGACAGGATGAAATTCAAGATAGCCTCGATTGCGATTTCTTTGCCGAGACCCACCACAACCTCTGTGGCGCCTTCCGAACAACCTGGCAACAAGCTGGGGGGTTGCCAAACCTTGGCTACCCACTGACACGTCCATACTATGACGCCCAACGGGGAGCTGTGGTTCAGTGGTTCGAGCGAGCTCGGCTTGAGTGGCACCCCGACATGCAAGGCCAGCCGATGATCCTCCTCGGGCGCCTCGGAGCTGAATGGGCAGCAACCCATGCCCATGGCCCGGCATTCCAGCAGACACCACAATCGACAAATCCTGCCTGCCGCTATTTCCCGGAGACACACCACAACGTGTGCAATGGCTTCCGGGCCTACTGGGAGCAATTCGGCGGGCTTGCAGTCTTTGGTTATCCGCTGAGCGAGGAGTACACCGAGAACGGGGTGGTGGTTCAGGTCTTCGAGCGGGCCCGCTTCGAGTGGCATCCCGGTGCCTGGCCAACGCGGTATGACGTACTCCTCACACGTCTTGGTGCTGAACAACTTGGAGTGTCCTAG
- a CDS encoding cyclic-di-AMP receptor: MKLLIAIVQSEDAEKLMDELVAEGLRMTRITSAGALLRRDNVSLFLGVEDDQVNRTLAIIRRTCRRRKEIVVPYVPAVEPGLLYLPENFEVEVGGAIIFTLPVERIERISGPVS; the protein is encoded by the coding sequence GTGAAACTTCTGATCGCGATCGTTCAGAGTGAAGACGCTGAGAAACTCATGGACGAACTGGTCGCCGAGGGCTTACGAATGACCCGCATCACGAGTGCTGGCGCGCTACTTCGTCGTGATAACGTTAGCCTATTCCTTGGCGTCGAAGATGACCAGGTGAACCGCACCCTCGCAATTATTCGGCGAACCTGCCGCCGCCGTAAGGAGATCGTCGTCCCCTATGTCCCGGCAGTTGAACCAGGTCTCTTATACTTGCCAGAGAACTTCGAAGTTGAAGTTGGTGGCGCAATCATCTTCACACTCCCAGTCGAGCGGATCGAGCGCATCAGTGGCCCCGTTAGTTGA
- a CDS encoding ABC transporter ATP-binding protein codes for MEQPVLCAEHLTKRYGQRFAVQDVTFTLRAGELVGLLGPNGAGKTTTLSMLAGLVQPTSGEIRLFGQKLDTPAGQVALRRVGIMPEAAVFYPYLSGEDNLAVLARTYNVDPRVIPSLCERVGLSEHSRRPAKSYSQGMRQMLSLASALLGDPDILLLDEPTNGLDPLGQQRIHALLKELVENGKTILLSSHLLPDVETLCDRVIIIARGRVVADGPLSALLQHTSCIRLRTTDDHRARALLTSPGRPAWIAGIEERENAFVIYADPAHAGELSAMLAKQDIYPVELVPQRESLRDIFAELVGASSTQTEEHVA; via the coding sequence ATGGAACAACCGGTTCTCTGCGCTGAGCACCTGACGAAACGCTACGGTCAGCGCTTCGCTGTGCAGGATGTCACATTCACGTTGCGCGCTGGTGAGCTTGTTGGCCTACTTGGCCCGAATGGTGCTGGAAAAACGACGACGCTGTCGATGCTGGCGGGACTTGTTCAGCCGACGAGCGGTGAAATTCGGCTCTTTGGCCAGAAGCTTGATACCCCAGCTGGGCAGGTAGCACTTCGCCGCGTGGGGATTATGCCTGAAGCAGCTGTCTTCTATCCATACTTAAGCGGAGAAGACAACCTCGCCGTCCTCGCCCGTACGTATAACGTTGACCCGCGCGTCATCCCGAGTCTTTGTGAGCGTGTTGGGCTGAGCGAACACAGCCGTCGGCCAGCCAAAAGCTACTCCCAAGGCATGCGGCAAATGCTCTCGCTTGCTAGCGCACTGCTTGGCGACCCCGACATCCTGCTCCTCGATGAGCCAACAAACGGGCTGGATCCGCTGGGCCAACAGCGGATCCACGCCTTGCTCAAAGAACTGGTCGAAAACGGCAAGACCATTCTCCTCTCGAGTCACCTCCTGCCGGATGTTGAGACGCTCTGTGACCGGGTCATCATCATCGCACGTGGTCGTGTTGTCGCAGATGGGCCGCTATCAGCGTTGCTCCAGCACACAAGCTGTATCCGGTTACGAACCACGGATGATCATCGCGCGCGAGCCCTCTTGACGAGCCCAGGGCGTCCAGCGTGGATTGCCGGCATCGAGGAGCGTGAGAATGCTTTCGTTATCTACGCAGATCCAGCTCATGCCGGTGAGCTGAGCGCCATGCTCGCGAAGCAGGATATCTACCCTGTGGAATTGGTGCCTCAGCGTGAGAGCCTGCGTGATATCTTCGCTGAGCTGGTTGGGGCTTCCTCCACACAAACAGAGGAGCATGTCGCATGA
- a CDS encoding ABC transporter permease subunit → MSGLLAAELYKLSRRPMTWIALGIILFLFVAVRILLFVATSATSPQGTGDATPGVSIQVSQSDQNATTSLQDVVKEAVTLPGGLSDGINFLSGLGIFALVVVAASMTGNEFSWGTIGLLASRGTARWKIATAKLLGLMMITILWLIVIFLAAVVLSAIGSAIYHQATLGSWLTGRFVLTVLLSLGRAFLALLPYVTATVAIGLLLRSSAVTMGCVLGYLFAEQIAVPVISQVLPATHGFLHRLLTLVQEVLIGGNASVMRTLNTQQLASSTQLLASSTTEHLHPYRAAGILIAYTLFFCILAILALQKRDLAPRASAS, encoded by the coding sequence ATGAGCGGCTTATTGGCCGCAGAGCTTTATAAACTTAGCCGCCGCCCAATGACCTGGATTGCGCTTGGCATTATCCTCTTCCTTTTCGTTGCCGTTCGCATCCTGTTGTTTGTCGCAACCTCAGCTACGTCGCCCCAAGGTACGGGGGATGCAACACCCGGAGTCTCCATCCAGGTATCACAGAGCGATCAAAACGCTACGACATCCCTGCAGGATGTCGTGAAAGAAGCGGTCACCTTACCTGGTGGCTTGAGCGATGGGATCAATTTCCTCAGTGGGCTCGGCATTTTCGCTTTAGTCGTTGTTGCTGCGAGCATGACGGGAAATGAATTTAGCTGGGGCACAATTGGTCTACTGGCTAGCCGTGGAACAGCACGCTGGAAAATTGCTACGGCAAAACTCCTCGGGCTTATGATGATTACCATCCTTTGGCTCATCGTCATTTTTCTAGCCGCAGTTGTGTTGTCAGCTATCGGTTCGGCCATCTATCATCAAGCTACTCTGGGCAGTTGGCTAACCGGTCGATTTGTCCTCACCGTCCTCCTCAGTCTTGGCCGCGCATTCTTGGCACTCTTGCCGTATGTCACCGCTACCGTTGCAATTGGCCTTCTCCTGCGGTCATCGGCAGTCACGATGGGCTGTGTCTTAGGCTATCTCTTCGCTGAGCAAATTGCAGTACCAGTTATCAGTCAAGTCTTGCCCGCGACACACGGGTTCCTCCACCGCTTGCTTACGCTCGTCCAAGAAGTCCTGATCGGCGGCAATGCATCAGTCATGCGCACGCTTAACACGCAACAGCTAGCTAGCAGCACCCAACTCCTGGCGAGTAGTACCACTGAACACCTGCATCCATACCGGGCAGCTGGCATCCTCATCGCTTACACCCTCTTCTTCTGCATTCTCGCGATCCTCGCGTTGCAAAAACGGGATCTTGCTCCACGAGCCTCAGCCAGCTAA